In Blastopirellula sp. J2-11, a single genomic region encodes these proteins:
- a CDS encoding HipA family kinase, translating to MDTDSGRGYLKAMGGPEGPHTLAAEVVATQLAAWFKLPVFDWAIVRVDEFTEIPFFNPSGEFERNAEQGPAYITQEESGAPWNGGERQLKMLMNPEAISRLVVFDTWVLNCDRYSERLDSVVPQTRINRDNVFLSGEAPKGEYLLKAMDHTHCFSCGREWTTKLSHLDRIRVQRSFGLFPEFRKYLRIDAVADAAADLKLIHEPTVREFVSVIPVEWEVSRQVADALIDLIVRRAGYVADNAKRIIWPQGQLFDEDL from the coding sequence GTGGACACCGATTCAGGTCGCGGATACCTGAAAGCAATGGGAGGGCCCGAGGGACCGCATACCTTAGCAGCTGAAGTAGTTGCTACACAGTTGGCGGCTTGGTTTAAGTTGCCGGTTTTTGATTGGGCAATCGTCCGTGTCGACGAGTTTACGGAAATACCATTTTTCAATCCCAGTGGGGAATTTGAAAGAAATGCGGAACAAGGTCCGGCATATATCACTCAAGAAGAATCTGGAGCGCCCTGGAACGGTGGTGAACGCCAACTGAAGATGCTGATGAATCCGGAGGCAATTTCCCGATTGGTAGTATTTGATACCTGGGTTTTGAATTGCGACCGTTATTCCGAAAGACTGGACTCTGTCGTTCCACAGACAAGAATAAATAGAGACAATGTGTTCCTCAGTGGAGAAGCTCCAAAGGGGGAGTATTTATTGAAGGCGATGGACCATACGCACTGTTTCTCGTGTGGGCGTGAGTGGACGACAAAGCTGTCGCATCTGGACAGAATTCGAGTTCAGCGATCGTTCGGACTGTTCCCTGAGTTTCGTAAGTACTTACGAATAGATGCTGTCGCAGATGCCGCAGCGGATCTAAAATTGATTCATGAGCCGACAGTTCGTGAGTTTGTAAGCGTTATCCCCGTAGAGTGGGAAGTCTCAAGACAAGTAGCGGATGCTCTGATTGATCTGATTGTCAGACGTGCGGGCTATGTGGCGGATAATGCAAAGCGCATTATCTGGCCGCAAGGGCAACTGTTTGACGAAGATTTGTAA
- the ilvN gene encoding acetolactate synthase small subunit codes for MRHVLSAVVQNVPGVLAHISGMLASRGYNIDSLAVGETDVPNLSRMTFVVVGDDQVLEQVRKQLEKIVTVVRVLDVSSQDFVERDLMLIKVSTAGGKRSEVRELADIFRGRIVDVGAEEVVVEMSGTENKIIAFIESVRPFGIIELVRTGRIAIVRSGCTIE; via the coding sequence ATGCGACACGTCCTTTCGGCGGTCGTCCAGAACGTGCCCGGGGTGCTTGCGCACATCTCGGGGATGCTGGCTTCGCGTGGCTACAATATCGATTCGCTGGCGGTAGGGGAAACCGACGTACCCAACCTGTCGCGGATGACCTTTGTAGTCGTAGGCGATGATCAGGTGCTCGAGCAGGTACGCAAGCAGCTCGAAAAGATCGTCACGGTCGTTCGCGTGCTGGACGTCAGCTCGCAAGACTTTGTCGAACGCGACTTGATGTTGATCAAGGTTTCGACCGCCGGCGGCAAGCGAAGTGAAGTTCGCGAGTTGGCCGACATCTTCCGCGGTCGCATTGTCGACGTCGGCGCCGAAGAAGTCGTGGTCGAAATGTCAGGGACCGAAAACAAGATCATCGCGTTTATCGAAAGCGTACGACCGTTCGGAATTATCGAACTGGTTCGCACCGGCCGAATCGCGATTGTCCGTAGCGGTTGCACCATCGAATAA